The genomic segment GCCTTGTTTGTGCGTGGCCTGGGCGAGGTCACCGACATCGTCGAGAAGGAGATGTACTCCTTTGAAGACCGCTTGAACGGCGAGCAACTCACGCTGCGCCCAGAAGGCACGGCCGGTTTGGTGCGCTCGGTGGTCGAGCACAACCTGCTGTACGAAGGCGGCAAGCGCCTGTATTACATGGGCCCCATGTTCCGCCACGAGCGGCCGCAGCGCGGTCGCTATCGGCAGTTTCACCAGATCGGCGCCGAGGTACTGGGCTTTGGTGGCCCGGAGGTCGATGCCGAACTGATCTTGCTGGCGCATGACCTGTGGAAGGTGCTGGGCCTCCAAGACGTGCGCTTGGAACTCAACAGCCTGGGCCAGCCGGCTGAGCGCCAAGCCCACCGCGCGGCATTGATCGCCCACCTCGAACAGCACAGCGATGTGCTGGACGAAGAGGCCAAACGCCGCTTGCACAGCAACCCGTTGCGCATTTTGGACACCAAAAACCCGGCCATGCAAAGTGTGGTGGATGCTGCGCCCCGTTTGCTCGATTTTTTGGGTGAGGCCTCATTGGCCCACTTCCAGGCCGTCACGGCCATCCTCGATGCCAACGGCGTCACCTACAGCATCAACCCGCGCCTGGTGCGCGGCATGGATTACTACAACCTCACGGTGTTCGAGTTCATCACCACCCGCTTGGGCTCGCAAGGCACCATCTGTGGCGGTGGCCGGTATGACTACCTGATTGAACAAATTGGCGGCAAGCCAGCGCCTGCCGTCGGCTGGGCTTTGGGCGTCGAGCGTGTGCTTGAACTCATCAAGGAACAGGGTGAGGCTTTGCCCGATTTGGCCCCTGATGTGTACGCCATCGTTCCCGAAGCGGCTGCCTTGCCTTTGGCCATGCAGGTGCTGCAGGCTTTGCGCGCTTGCGGCCTCTCGGCCCAGATGCATGCAGGCAGTGGCGAAGGCATGGGCAGCATGAAGTCCCAATTCAAGAAGGCCGATGCCTCGGGGGCTCGGTATGCCCTGGTGTTTGGGGCCGAAGAACTGGCCCAAGGCCAGGTGGCGGTCAAATCGCTGCGCGACGGCGCAGGTGCCCAGCGTACCGAGTCTTTGAGCACGGTAGCCGACTGGGCCCTGAGCCTACAATCTCCGCTTTGAAGCGCAAACAGCAACCAACACACCATGGCCAAAGCACTCGACCTCGATGAACAAGAACAACTTGACCAGATCAAACACTTCTGGAAGACCTGGGGCAACCTGATTTCCTGGGTGCTGATCGCTGTTTTGGGCAGCTTTGCTGCCTGGAACGGTTACCAGTACTGGGAGCGGACTCAGGCCACCAAGGCCGCTGCGCTTCATGACGAGGTCGAGCGGGCAGTGGCCTCCGGGGACATCAGC from the Limnohabitans sp. 2KL-27 genome contains:
- the hisS gene encoding histidine--tRNA ligase, translated to MSESLKENTPKVEKTAKAQKLVGVKGMNDILPPDSARWEWLEGQVRALMARYAYRNVRLPIVEPTALFVRGLGEVTDIVEKEMYSFEDRLNGEQLTLRPEGTAGLVRSVVEHNLLYEGGKRLYYMGPMFRHERPQRGRYRQFHQIGAEVLGFGGPEVDAELILLAHDLWKVLGLQDVRLELNSLGQPAERQAHRAALIAHLEQHSDVLDEEAKRRLHSNPLRILDTKNPAMQSVVDAAPRLLDFLGEASLAHFQAVTAILDANGVTYSINPRLVRGMDYYNLTVFEFITTRLGSQGTICGGGRYDYLIEQIGGKPAPAVGWALGVERVLELIKEQGEALPDLAPDVYAIVPEAAALPLAMQVLQALRACGLSAQMHAGSGEGMGSMKSQFKKADASGARYALVFGAEELAQGQVAVKSLRDGAGAQRTESLSTVADWALSLQSPL